Proteins found in one Zea mays cultivar B73 chromosome 1, Zm-B73-REFERENCE-NAM-5.0, whole genome shotgun sequence genomic segment:
- the LOC100275978 gene encoding uncharacterized protein isoform X1: protein MGRPRPKRGERRIDAAIDHLSQYGFAKPQIRKIINNLLQLYGKDGWLFLEEASYRVVLDKLLEEQAQDDQKQEAVAAEEASPPQNGMEVALVHDEAPNGSQSALELQASPNSSPPLECVLPLAPAKGPPRARPPCYGWISEESGSDSEPEDREMLSDVARPVIFPKKDIPNPVETLPSKRKRPSRWDVW, encoded by the exons ATGGGGCGGCCGAGGCCCAAGAGAGGAGAACGGCGGATCGACGCCGCCATTGACCACCTCTCCCAGTACGGCTTCGCCAAGCCCCAAATCCGCAAGATTATCAACAACCTCTTGCAG CTGTACGGGAAAGATGGGTGGTTGTTCCTGGAGGAGGCGTCGTACCGTGTTGTGCTTGACAAACTCCTGGAAGAACAGGCGCAGGATGATCAG AAACAAGAAGCAGTGGCTGCAGAAGAGGCATCACCACCACAAAATGGTATGGAAGTCGCACTAGTGCATGACGAGGCACCAAATGGATCTCAATCAGCCCTTGAACTGCAAGCTTCTCCAAACAGTTCACCTCCCTTGGAATGTGTACTGCCACTGGCTCCAGCCAAAGGACCTCCTCGTGCAAGGCCACCCTGCTATGGATGGATTAGTGAAGAGTCCGGGAGTGACAGTGAACCAGAGGATAGAGAAATGCTTTCTGATGTAGCAAGGCCTGTGATTTTCCCAAAAAAGGATATACCAAATCCTGTGGAAACATTGCCTTCTAAGAGGAAGCGGCCAAGTAGATGGGATGTCTGGTAA
- the LOC101027174 gene encoding rhicadhesin receptor precursor, with protein sequence MAASSAVEKLKVLWDSQVNDEEQWALNYKLLKAAGLFAGSIFLMRNFGDLMAI encoded by the exons ATGGCGGCGTCGTCGGCGGTGGAGAAGCTCAAGGTCCTCTGGGACTCGCAGGTCAACGACGAGGAGCAGTGGGCGCTCAATTAT AAGCTGCTGAAGGCTGCTGGTCTGTTTGCGGGATCCATCTTCCTGATGCGGAACTTCGGTGATCTGATGGCCATTTAG
- the LOC100283806 gene encoding Glycerophosphodiester phosphodiesterase GDPD6 precursor — MASFSPSGRMTRTAASSLAARVVLALLLLIGVSGSGATQAASPHTHHSRQLDVNHKKPVQTFRPINIAHRGSNGELPEETAAAYLRAIEEGADFIETDVLASKDGHLVCFHDVTLDATTDVADHAEFAGRKRTYEVQGEDVTGWFIVDFTLEELRSLRVKQRFSFRDQRYNGKYQIITFEEYILIALYADRTVGIYPEIKNPVFINQHVKWSDGKRFEDKFVETLLRYGYGGEYMSDGWLRQPLFIQSFAPTSLIYVSNMTDSPKLLLIDDTTVPTQDTNQSYHEITSDAYLAFIGSYVVGIGPWKDTLVPPDPTDNRLGRPADLVARAHALRLQVHPYTFRNENQYLHFDFRQDPYAEYAYWLDEVAVDGLFTDFTGSLHKYQEWTRPYRKEQEKTSPEALLREIAGMLKNDGYD; from the exons ATGGCTTCCTTCT CACCGAGTGGCCGGATGACACGGACGGCGGCATCTTCTCTGGCAGCGCGCGTGGTCCTCGCGCTCCTCCTCCTCATCGGGGTATCCGGTTCCGGAGCCACCCAGGCAgcgtctccccacacccaccacagTCGGCAGCTGGATGTGAACCACAAGAAGCCAGTGCAGACGTTTCGGCCCATCAACATTGCCCACCGAGGGTCAAATGGCGAACTGCCCGAAGAGACAGCGGCCGCCTACCTG AGGGCGATCGAAGAAGGCGCGGACTTCATCGAGACGGACGTACTCGCGTCCAAGGACGGGCATCTCGTCTGCTTCCACGATGTGACGCTGGACGCGACCACCGACGTCGCGGACCACGCGGAGTTCGCTGGCAGGAAGAGGACCTACGAGGTCCAAGGAGAAGATGTCACCGGATGGTTCATCG TGGACTTCACTCTTGAAGAGCTCAGATCACTGAGGGTGAAGCAGCGGTTCAGTTTCAGGGACCAGCGGTACAACG GCAAGTACCAGATCATTACGTTCGAAGAGTACATCCTGATCGCGCTCTACGCTGACAGGACCGTCGGGATCTACCCGGAGATCAAGAACCCCGTGTTCATCAACCAGCAC GTGAAGTGGTCGGACGGAAAGCGATTCGAGGACAAGTTCGTGGAGACGCTGCTCAGGTACGGCTACGGAGGCGAGTACATGTCCGATGGCTGGCTCCGGCAGCCGCTGTTCATCCAGTCCTTCGCGCCGACCTCGCTCATCTACGTCTCCAACATGACGGACTCCCCCAAGCTGCTCCTGATCGACGACACGACGGTCCCGACGCAGGACACCAACCAG TCGTACCACGAGATAACCTCGGACGCCTACCTCGCGTTCATCGGGAGCTACGTGGTGGGGATCGGGCCGTGGAAGGACACGCTGGTGCCTCCGGACCCGACAGACAACCGCCTGGGACGCCCCGCCGACCTCGTCGCGCGAGCGCACGCTCTGCGTCTCCAGGTGCACCCGTACACCTTCAGGAACGAGAACCAGTACCTGCACTTCGACTTCCGGCAGGACCCCTACGCCGAGTACGCGTACTGGCTCGACGAGGTCGCCGTCGACGGGCTGTTCACCGATTTCACTGGTAGTCTGCACAAGTACCAGGAGTGGACTAGGCCGTACCGGAAGGAGCAGGAGAAGACGAGCCCGGAGGCACTCTTGCGCGAGATCGCGGGCATGCTCAAGAACGACGGCTATGACTGA
- the LOC100275978 gene encoding uncharacterized protein LOC100275978, producing MGRPRPKRGERRIDAAIDHLSQYGFAKPQIRKIINNLLQLYGKDGWLFLEEASYRVVLDKLLEEQAQDDQKQEAVAAEEASPPQNGMEVALVHDEAPNGSQSALELQASPNSSPPLECVLPLAPAKGPPRARPPCYGWISEESGSDSEPEDREMLSDVARPVIFPKKDIPNPVETLPSKRKRPSRWDV from the exons ATGGGGCGGCCGAGGCCCAAGAGAGGAGAACGGCGGATCGACGCCGCCATTGACCACCTCTCCCAGTACGGCTTCGCCAAGCCCCAAATCCGCAAGATTATCAACAACCTCTTGCAG CTGTACGGGAAAGATGGGTGGTTGTTCCTGGAGGAGGCGTCGTACCGTGTTGTGCTTGACAAACTCCTGGAAGAACAGGCGCAGGATGATCAG AAACAAGAAGCAGTGGCTGCAGAAGAGGCATCACCACCACAAAATGGTATGGAAGTCGCACTAGTGCATGACGAGGCACCAAATGGATCTCAATCAGCCCTTGAACTGCAAGCTTCTCCAAACAGTTCACCTCCCTTGGAATGTGTACTGCCACTGGCTCCAGCCAAAGGACCTCCTCGTGCAAGGCCACCCTGCTATGGATGGATTAGTGAAGAGTCCGGGAGTGACAGTGAACCAGAGGATAGAGAAATGCTTTCTGATGTAGCAAGGCCTGTGATTTTCCCAAAAAAGGATATACCAAATCCTGTGGAAACATTGCCTTCTAAGAGGAAGCGGCCAAGTAGATGGGATGTCTG
- the LOC100285497 gene encoding UDP-glucose 6-dehydrogenase, translating into MVKICCIGAGYVGGPTMAVIALKCPAIEVVVVDISEPRIAGWNSERLPIYEPGLDDVVRQCRGRNLFFSTEVHRHVGDADIVFVSVNTPTKTCGLGAGKAADLTYWESAARMIADVSRSDKIVVEKSTVPVKTAEAIEKILVHNSRGVRYQILSNPEFLAEGTAVQDLFAPDRVLIGGRETPEGRAAVARLRDVYAQWVPGDRIITTNLWSAELSKLAANAFLAQRISSVNAISALCEATGADVTEVAHSVGRDARIGPRFLSASVGFGGSCFQKDILNLVYICECYGLPEVAAYWREVIRINDHQKSRFVNRVVSSMFNTVAGKKIAVLGFAFKKDTGDTRETPAIDVCNGLLGDKAVISIYDPQVTGEQVSRDLAMNKFDWDHPRHLQPLSATDLAKQVAVAPDAYEAARDAHAVCILTEWDEFRTLDYKRMFDAMHKPAFIFDGRNVVDPAKLREIGFVVYAIGKPLDDWLKDMPAVA; encoded by the coding sequence ATGGTGAAGATCTGCTGCATCGGCGCGGGGTACGTGGGCGGGCCGACGATGGCGGTGATCGCGCTCAAGTGCCCGGCCAtcgaggtggtggtggtggacatCTCGGAGCCGCGCATCGCCGGGTGGAACAGCGAGCGCCTCCCCATCTACGAGCCCGGCCTGGACGATGTCGTGAGGCAGTGCCGCGGCCGCAACCTCTTCTTCAGCACCGAGGTGCACCGCCACGTGGGCGACGCCGACATCGTCTTCGTCTCCGTCAACACCCCGACCAAGACCTGCGGCCTGGGCGCCGGCAAGGCCGCCGACCTCACCTACTGGGAGAGCGCGGCGCGCATGATCGCCGACGTCTCCCGCTCCGACAAGATCGTGGTGGAGAAGTCCACGGTGCCCGTCAAGACCGCGGAGGCCATCGAGAAGATCCTGGTGCACAACAGCCGCGGCGTGCGCTACCAGATCCTGTCCAACCCTGAGTTCCTGGCGGAGGGCACCGCCGTGCAGGACCTGTTCGCGCCCGACCGCGTGCTCATCGGCGGCCGCGAGACCCCCGAGGGCCGCGCCGCCGTCGCCAGGCTCAGGGACGTGTACGCGCAGTGGGTGCCCGGGGACCGCATCATCACCACCAACCTCTGGTCCGCCGAGCTGTCCAAGCTCGCCGCCAACGCCTTCCTGGCGCAGCGCATCTCCTCCGTCAACGCCATCTCCGCGCTCTGCGAGGCCACGGGCGCCGACGTCACCGAGGTGGCGCACTCCGTCGGCAGGGACGCGCGCATCGGCCCGCGCTTCCTCTCCGCCAGCGTCGGCTTCGGCGGCTCCTGCTTCCAGAAGGACATCCTCAACCTCGTCTACATTTGCGAGTGCTACGGCCTCCCCGAGGTGGCCGCCTACTGGCGGGAGGTCATCCGGATCAACGACCACCAGAAGAGCCGCTTCGTCAACCGCGTCGTCTCCTCCATGTTCAACACCGTCGCCGGCAAGAAGATCGCCGTGCTCGGCTTTGCCTTCAAGAAGGACACGGGGGACACCCGCGAGACGCCCGCCATCGACGTCTGCAACGGCCTGCTCGGGGACAAGGCTGTCATCAGCATCTACGACCCGCAGGTGACGGGGGAGCAGGTGTCGCGGGACCTCGCCATGAACAAGTTCGACTGGGACCACCCGCGCCACCTGCAGCCGCTCAGCGCCACCGACCTGGCCAAGCAGGTCGCCGTCGCGCCCGACGCCTACGAGGCCGCGCGCGACGCGCACGCCGTCTGCATCCTCACCGAGTGGGACGAATTCAGGACGCTCGACTACAAGCGCATGTTCGACGCCATGCACAAGCCAGCCTTCATCTTCGACGGCCGCAACGTCGTCGACCCCGCCAAGCTCCGGGAGATCGGCTTCGTCGTCTACGCTATCGGCAAGCCGCTCGACGATTGGCTCAAGGACATGCCAGCCGTCGCGTGA